Part of the Permianibacter fluminis genome, AGCAGACCTATCGGTAACCAGGCCAGTGGTGATACCGGTCGCAGCAAATGAATGATCGGCGCCAGCATGCCGTTGATGAAAGCGAACCGGCCAATCAGAAAGCCCAGCGGAATGCCCACGCCGGCCGCCAGACCAAAGCCCAGCCCGACCCGGCCGAGCGAATACAGAATGTTCCAGCCGATGCCCTGATCGTTCGGACCATTGTCATAGAACGGATCGGCAAACAACGCGGCGGCCGCCTGCCAGGTTGCCAGCGGGCCGGGCAACTCCGGGCGCAACTGTGCCAGCCAGGTCCAGATCATCAGCAGCAGTGCAAGGCCAAGCAGTGGCGGCAATAGCAACTGCGTCAGCGCGCGCAAACGTTCGCGATTGACCTGTGCACGCAGGGCAAACTCCGCTTCGTGTTTGGCCAGCACTGCGGCCCGAAGTGTCGCCTGCTCCGTGCGCTGCTGGCGTTGCCGATGCGTTTGCTCGACGCCGGGATCTGGCGTGTTTGGTGCTGTTGATATTGATGCCACTGCCGGCACCGCGCTCAACTGTCTTGCCGTATTCATGCCGCCACACCTTGCGCGCTGTTGAGGCTGAAGCTGGCAGCGTAACGGGCCGGCTCCTTGCCATCCCAGATCTTGCCGTCGATCAGCTTGCTGCTGCGCAGGACGTCGCTGGGTACCGGGACTTTCGCTGCGGCTGCCGCTTGCTTGTAAATCGCGATCTGGTTGATCTGACTGGCGACGGACAGATAATCCGGCTCGCTGCTCAGCAGACCCCAGCGTCGGTGCTGGGTGAGAAACCACATGCCGTCGGACAAATACGG contains:
- the ntrB gene encoding nitrate ABC transporter permease, with product MNTARQLSAVPAVASISTAPNTPDPGVEQTHRQRQQRTEQATLRAAVLAKHEAEFALRAQVNRERLRALTQLLLPPLLGLALLLMIWTWLAQLRPELPGPLATWQAAAALFADPFYDNGPNDQGIGWNILYSLGRVGLGFGLAAGVGIPLGFLIGRFAFINGMLAPIIHLLRPVSPLAWLPIGLLVFQKAQPASIWVIFISSLWPILINTALGVRSVPQDYLNVARVLNLSEWKVFTHILFPAVLPYLLTGIRLSIGVAWLVIVAAEMLTGGVGIGFWVWDEWNNLNVAHIIIAIFVVGGIGFALEQSLVLLARRFSYH